The following proteins come from a genomic window of Musa acuminata AAA Group cultivar baxijiao chromosome BXJ1-7, Cavendish_Baxijiao_AAA, whole genome shotgun sequence:
- the LOC135679966 gene encoding fimbrin-1-like isoform X2 translates to MVKLKGLHEVLTEEEISAILNASYPDDNHEMDFEAYLRAYLDSQAEAANKRGSVKNSSSFLKATTTTLLHTIGESEQGFFVAHINGYLGDDPFLKNYLPLDPASDDLFNLAKDGVLLCKMINVAVPGTIDERAINTKRVLNPWERNENHTLCLNSAKAIGCTVVNIGTQDLVEGRPHLVLGLISQIIKIQLLADLNLKKTPQLVELIDDSQDAEELMGLSPEKMLLKWMNFHLKRAGYKKTVTNFSSDLKDGEAYAYLLNVLAPEHCNPAALDAKDPTERAKMVLDHAEKINCKRFVTSKDIVEGSANLNLGFIAQIFHERNGLSTDCRKISFAEMMPDDVLVSREERAFRLWINSLGITTYVNNVFEDVRNGWLLLEVLDKLSPGSVNWKQATKPPIKMPFRKVENCNQIIEIGQQLKFSLVNVAGNDFVQGNKKLILAYLWQLMRFNLLQLLKNLRYHHSRGKEITDVDILKWANNKVKSAGRVSRIESFKDKNLSNGIFFLELLSSVEPRVVNWNLVTKGESDDEKRLNAIYIISVARKLGCSIFLLPEDIMEVNQKMILVLTASIMYWSLQQPSEEPDRCESCVDDSSLHRAASEISIDDTTSEKAPSDWEDGSLTASFISNIASDDAISETSEIENGSSTTTTTTTTTIP, encoded by the exons ATGGTCAAACTGAAGGGTCTCCATGAGGTGCTCACGGAGGAAGAGATCTCTGCAATCTTGAACGCATCTTATCCCGATGACAACCATGAGATGGACTTCGAGGCTTACTTACGG GCGTATTTGGATTCGCAAGCAGAGGCGGCAAACAAGCGTGGGAGCGTGAAGAATTCCTCTTCGTTCTTGAAAGCCACCACGACCACACTTCTTCACACCATAGGCGAATCCGAGCAAGGTTTCTTCGTAGCGCACATAAATGGCTACCTTGGAGATGACCCATTCTTGAAGAACTACCTCCCGCTGGATCCGGCTTCAGATGACCTGTTCAACTTGGCCAAGGATGGAGTCCTTCTTTG TAAAATGATCAATGTTGCGGTGCCGGGAACAATAGATGAGAGGGCGATCAACACAAAGCGGGTGCTGAACCCATGGGAGAGAAATGAGAACCACACTCTGTGCCTCAACTCTGCAAAAGCGATCGGATGCACGGTCGTTAACATCGGAACGCAGGATCTGGTGGAAGGGAGG CCTCACCTGGTGCTTGGTTTGATATCTCAAATTATAAAG ATACAACTGTTGGCAGATCTCAACCTGAAGAAGACACCTCAACTCGTGGAGCTGATAGACGACAGCCAG GATGCGGAGGAACTTATGGGTCTGTCACCAGAAAAAATGTTACTGAAGTGGATGAATTTTCACCTCAAGAGGGCAGGCTACAAGAAGACGGTGACAAACTTCTCTTCTGATTTGAAG gaTGGAGAGGCTTATGCATATCTGCTGAATGTTCTTGCACCTGAGCACTGTAACCCTGCAGCACTAGACGCCAAGGATCCAACCGAAAGGGCTAAAATGGTGCTTGATCATGCGGAGAAAATCAATTGCAAAAGATTTGTGACGTCGAAAGACATCGTAGAAGGCTCTGCAAATCTCAATCTTGGATTTATCGCACAGATATTTCATGAGAG GAATGGTCTGTCCACAGACTGCAGAAAAATCTCATTTGCGGAGATGATGCCTGATGATGTGCTGGTGTCCAGGGAAGAAAGAGCTTTCCGGCTGTGGATCAATAGTCTTGGAATTACTACATACGTTAACAATGTTTTCGAAGATGTTAGAAATGG GTGGCttcttttggaagttcttgataagTTGTCTCCAGGCTCAGTTAATTGGAAGCAGGCGACGAAGCCTCCCATCAAGATGCCGTTTAGAAAAGTAGAAAATTGCAATCAAATAATAGAGATCGGACAACAATTGAAGTTCTCTCTTGTTAATGTTGCGGGCAATGATTTTGTTCAAGGAAATAAAAAGCTAATTCTCG CTTATTTGTGGCAATTGATGAGATTTAATCTATTGCAACTCCTGAAGAACCTGAGATATCACCACTCTCGAGGAAAGGAAATCACAGATGTTGACATCCTGAAATGGGCTAACAACAAAGTGAAAAGCGCAGGAAGAGTTTCCCGGATCGAGAGTTTCAAG GATAAGAACCTATCGAACGGCATATTTTTCCTGGAACTCTTATCTTCTGTGGAGCCGAGGGTCGTCAATTGGAACCTCGTTACCAAGGGCGAAAGTG ATGATGAGAAGCGGTTGAATGCTATATATATTATTAGCGTGGCGAGAAAGCTTGGGTGCTCCATCTTTCTACTGCCTGAGGACATCATGGAG GTGAATCAAAAGATGATCCTCGTTCTCACGGCCAGCATCATGTATTGGAGCTTGCAACAGCCATCAGAGGAACCGGATCGATGCGAATCATGTGTAGATGATTCTTCCTTACATAGAGCTGCGTCCGAGATATCGATAGACGATACCACCTCGGAGAAAGCTCCATCCGATTGGGAAGATGGAAGCTTGACTGCAAGCTTCATATCGAACATCGCATCCGATGATGCTATCTCGGAAACTTCAGAGATAGAGAACGGAAGTAGTActactaccaccaccaccaccaccaccataccATAG
- the LOC135679966 gene encoding fimbrin-1-like isoform X1 — protein sequence MSGFVGVLVSDPWLQSQFTQVELRGLKSNYLSAKGDSGHVTVGNLPAVMVKLKGLHEVLTEEEISAILNASYPDDNHEMDFEAYLRAYLDSQAEAANKRGSVKNSSSFLKATTTTLLHTIGESEQGFFVAHINGYLGDDPFLKNYLPLDPASDDLFNLAKDGVLLCKMINVAVPGTIDERAINTKRVLNPWERNENHTLCLNSAKAIGCTVVNIGTQDLVEGRPHLVLGLISQIIKIQLLADLNLKKTPQLVELIDDSQDAEELMGLSPEKMLLKWMNFHLKRAGYKKTVTNFSSDLKDGEAYAYLLNVLAPEHCNPAALDAKDPTERAKMVLDHAEKINCKRFVTSKDIVEGSANLNLGFIAQIFHERNGLSTDCRKISFAEMMPDDVLVSREERAFRLWINSLGITTYVNNVFEDVRNGWLLLEVLDKLSPGSVNWKQATKPPIKMPFRKVENCNQIIEIGQQLKFSLVNVAGNDFVQGNKKLILAYLWQLMRFNLLQLLKNLRYHHSRGKEITDVDILKWANNKVKSAGRVSRIESFKDKNLSNGIFFLELLSSVEPRVVNWNLVTKGESDDEKRLNAIYIISVARKLGCSIFLLPEDIMEVNQKMILVLTASIMYWSLQQPSEEPDRCESCVDDSSLHRAASEISIDDTTSEKAPSDWEDGSLTASFISNIASDDAISETSEIENGSSTTTTTTTTTIP from the exons AAATCCAAT TACCTCTCCGCGAAGGGGGATTCGGGACATGTGACGGTCGGGAATTTGCCGGCGGTCATGGTCAAACTGAAGGGTCTCCATGAGGTGCTCACGGAGGAAGAGATCTCTGCAATCTTGAACGCATCTTATCCCGATGACAACCATGAGATGGACTTCGAGGCTTACTTACGG GCGTATTTGGATTCGCAAGCAGAGGCGGCAAACAAGCGTGGGAGCGTGAAGAATTCCTCTTCGTTCTTGAAAGCCACCACGACCACACTTCTTCACACCATAGGCGAATCCGAGCAAGGTTTCTTCGTAGCGCACATAAATGGCTACCTTGGAGATGACCCATTCTTGAAGAACTACCTCCCGCTGGATCCGGCTTCAGATGACCTGTTCAACTTGGCCAAGGATGGAGTCCTTCTTTG TAAAATGATCAATGTTGCGGTGCCGGGAACAATAGATGAGAGGGCGATCAACACAAAGCGGGTGCTGAACCCATGGGAGAGAAATGAGAACCACACTCTGTGCCTCAACTCTGCAAAAGCGATCGGATGCACGGTCGTTAACATCGGAACGCAGGATCTGGTGGAAGGGAGG CCTCACCTGGTGCTTGGTTTGATATCTCAAATTATAAAG ATACAACTGTTGGCAGATCTCAACCTGAAGAAGACACCTCAACTCGTGGAGCTGATAGACGACAGCCAG GATGCGGAGGAACTTATGGGTCTGTCACCAGAAAAAATGTTACTGAAGTGGATGAATTTTCACCTCAAGAGGGCAGGCTACAAGAAGACGGTGACAAACTTCTCTTCTGATTTGAAG gaTGGAGAGGCTTATGCATATCTGCTGAATGTTCTTGCACCTGAGCACTGTAACCCTGCAGCACTAGACGCCAAGGATCCAACCGAAAGGGCTAAAATGGTGCTTGATCATGCGGAGAAAATCAATTGCAAAAGATTTGTGACGTCGAAAGACATCGTAGAAGGCTCTGCAAATCTCAATCTTGGATTTATCGCACAGATATTTCATGAGAG GAATGGTCTGTCCACAGACTGCAGAAAAATCTCATTTGCGGAGATGATGCCTGATGATGTGCTGGTGTCCAGGGAAGAAAGAGCTTTCCGGCTGTGGATCAATAGTCTTGGAATTACTACATACGTTAACAATGTTTTCGAAGATGTTAGAAATGG GTGGCttcttttggaagttcttgataagTTGTCTCCAGGCTCAGTTAATTGGAAGCAGGCGACGAAGCCTCCCATCAAGATGCCGTTTAGAAAAGTAGAAAATTGCAATCAAATAATAGAGATCGGACAACAATTGAAGTTCTCTCTTGTTAATGTTGCGGGCAATGATTTTGTTCAAGGAAATAAAAAGCTAATTCTCG CTTATTTGTGGCAATTGATGAGATTTAATCTATTGCAACTCCTGAAGAACCTGAGATATCACCACTCTCGAGGAAAGGAAATCACAGATGTTGACATCCTGAAATGGGCTAACAACAAAGTGAAAAGCGCAGGAAGAGTTTCCCGGATCGAGAGTTTCAAG GATAAGAACCTATCGAACGGCATATTTTTCCTGGAACTCTTATCTTCTGTGGAGCCGAGGGTCGTCAATTGGAACCTCGTTACCAAGGGCGAAAGTG ATGATGAGAAGCGGTTGAATGCTATATATATTATTAGCGTGGCGAGAAAGCTTGGGTGCTCCATCTTTCTACTGCCTGAGGACATCATGGAG GTGAATCAAAAGATGATCCTCGTTCTCACGGCCAGCATCATGTATTGGAGCTTGCAACAGCCATCAGAGGAACCGGATCGATGCGAATCATGTGTAGATGATTCTTCCTTACATAGAGCTGCGTCCGAGATATCGATAGACGATACCACCTCGGAGAAAGCTCCATCCGATTGGGAAGATGGAAGCTTGACTGCAAGCTTCATATCGAACATCGCATCCGATGATGCTATCTCGGAAACTTCAGAGATAGAGAACGGAAGTAGTActactaccaccaccaccaccaccaccataccATAG